The Bacillaceae bacterium IKA-2 DNA window TTATCAATGCGGCAACGACACACGAAGAAAGATCAAGTTCGTTGAACTGGACTAAGACCGATGACCTCGATCTCAAGGCTATTGCCCAAGTCATTATTCAAAATAAAGGGACGGAGAGTAAGTTGCCGACGGGAACTCATCAAGAGTTAATAACGTTAACGAGAGCACGTAGGAGTGAAGTTAGAAAGAGATCCAGAGTCAAGGTAGAGATCCGGACGTTAATGGACAAAATTTGGAGAGAGTTCCAAGGGCACGTTATAGTAAATGGTCATACGCCAAATAAAGTAGAATTATTTAGTGATTTTTGGGGCAAGTCCTCCCTCTTTTTTATGGAAAACTTCCCGCACCCAGAAGATCTTCTATCAATGAGTGAAGAAGATCTTCGAAACCTATCGATTGAACATAATTTGAAGTTACGAGATTTAACCATTAAGAACCTGTTATATATCGCTAAGGAAAGCCTATGCAGGCCTAAAAGAGACGTTCGAGCTGAGCTACTATTACTAAAGCTAGCCTTACCAAACTTTCGAAATCTGAATGCCAATATAAAGGTGTTAGATCGAGAAATTGAGCGTATTTTATTAGAAACAGATGGGCGTCTCCTTCTCAGTATTCCAGGAATTGGAGTGACAACGGCAGCGGAATTCTACTGTGAGGTAGGCGATGTACTGGCCTTTGAGCATGCAGGGCAGATTATCAAAAAAGCAGGAACCAAT harbors:
- a CDS encoding IS110 family transposase, with translation MGQKHKSKSNNIRGRKGSQFRSELRGTDLERVLIVAIDAAKFYQKAMVCNYFGDVLVKPTFFGVNKKGISQLHEKIEHASKEVDAERIFVGIEATGHYYEDIVRELGALGYGVTIINAATTHEERSSSLNWTKTDDLDLKAIAQVIIQNKGTESKLPTGTHQELITLTRARRSEVRKRSRVKVEIRTLMDKIWREFQGHVIVNGHTPNKVELFSDFWGKSSLFFMENFPHPEDLLSMSEEDLRNLSIEHNLKLRDLTIKNLLYIAKESLCRPKRDVRAELLLLKLALPNFRNLNANIKVLDREIERILLETDGRLLLSIPGIGVTTAAEFYCEVGDVLAFEHAGQIIKKAGTNPIVIQSGGLEGFYGKISKQGNKNLRYVVYNIGKSLAQHNKDVRPYYENLRAKGKHQRKAYIALGNKFIRIAFAMLTNRTVYQTNDESYQYLRMMKAKLRHTKMSEFSRIISAA